One Coffea eugenioides isolate CCC68of chromosome 2, Ceug_1.0, whole genome shotgun sequence genomic window, ATTTTGGGGTTTCAGCTTATTCAGGTGTTGATCATTTTTATTGAAATTGGAATATTTGAATTTTAGTTTATCGAGTTAGTGATCCACTTTCTTGAAAATGGAGGCAAAAACGTCGGTGAGATTTACATTAGGAAGGCAATCATCACTTGCTTCAGAAAGGTGGAGTGATGAGTTGGAGAGGGAaggtgatgatgatgaggaggaTTATGAAGAAGAGGAATGGAACGGGGAGGATATTGATCCAGGGGTGAGGCTTATGTATGCTGCCAATGAGGTTGACTTGGATGGCATTAAGGAGCTTTTGGACTCCGGTGTCGATGTAAATTTCCGGGATATTGATGACCGGACAGCATTACACGTTGCTGCTTGCCAGGGGTTTAGTAATGTTGTCAAGTTGTTGATTGAAAATGAGGCTCAAGTTGACCCCAAAGATCGGTGGGGCAGCACGGTATGCCATCAAATCCTGAACAGAACTAAGCCATATTTGTTTCATATTTTTATGGTTGTAATTGTCATGTGATGCTTTCATGTTGGATGGGTATATTGTTTGcatttattactatttttttggATATCTTAACTTGGTAACTGACATAAAAGACTTGGGTATACAAGCTAGCATTATCAGTGTGGAATAATTGCAGAAAATGTCTCCTTGTTTGGATAGTAGCCCTCTTGTTATTTTGaattattctattttttttctggaGTCATTTTGAATTGTTTAGAACATTGATTCCTTTAGTTAGGCTTGctaaattttttataataacTGGAAAGAGTTGAATAAATATTGTGCATTTTGTGTTGATCTTGAACAATGACTTACCATTACTACCAGTTGGTGCATGGAGTCCCTTGGAATTCAGAATGGAAAAAATGTAGTAAATATCTGTTCAAGTCAAGTAGTTGTATCAGTTGAAGCCAAATGTAGATTGCTAGCATTCTTTGGACAGAGTTGATTCTGTTTGTTTGCCATAAGAAATAATGGAGACAGAAAAAGTAATAATCCATAATCTGTCTGATGGTCGTGATGATGACATCTTCAAGTGTCTGATAGTATTCAAAATTTAAGGTGCAAATGCTTCCTAACTGTGCTTCTGAGCATCGTGTTCATATGTTTCATACATAAGTTTATACCATTATATTATGCTGTAAAAACTCTTTCTAGTTTGTATTTATGAGGCAGAAAAGGATTGATGCAATAGAAGAGAAGGGAAGAGGGATATAAATCATCGCACTATGTGTAGTATAGTTTTTGGAAGAATATCATTTAACTGTCTGCCgtctttctttctttaaattCTGTGTTTCACGTCGACCTTAGTTTCAATGGCTAACTGAAAGCTTGAATCTTTCTCATTCACCTTGTCTGTTTATCTTTTTCACAACAATGACGTCTTGGTTTAACAGCCTCTTTCAGATGCTATTCATTACAAAAATCATGATGTGGTCAAACTATTGGAGAAGCATGGTGCAAAGCCTTTGGTATGTCATTTGATTTTCCAGTCCCTGCCCTCTACTTTGGGTCTTTATAAGAGGATACACTTAACTGATATCTGTACGTTTGGATTCTCCTTATTGGATACATTTATTTAGATGGCTCCCATGCATGTCAAAAATTATCGTGAAATTCCTGAATACGAGATTGATCCTGAAGAACTTGATTTCACTTTTGGTGCTGAGATAAAGAAGGTAATAGATTACTCTTTGGTTTCATTTAGTGAATCCTTCATTCTTGTTTTACTTTCCCTTAAATATTCTGTATTATGTGATGCAAAATTGAATTCACAGTTATGCTATGTTATTAATCTGACCTATAACTACTTTATCTACTTATAAAATGCTATTCTTCCATTCTTAGACTGAGTGGTTTTGGCCTTGTCAAGTTGAGGATATCAAGGAACTTGATTGAGGGCTTTGGCACAAGACCAGGACCAATTTGACTTTACACATCTAATGTTTTGATTGATTCTCACTTTGTAACGTTACTTTTATTTTGGAGAACTTATAACTTGAAGTTAGCAAAAGGTCCCAATCACCTTAGTCACCCACACTATTGATGGAAGTATGAAAACCTATACGTTTATATGCTATTTTTAGCAATTTTGAAGAACTGATGCCAATTTGATCCCTGAGAAGGAAGAGTGGCAATGTATGCATGCATGTGTTGTTCTAGTTTCATGGATAGTGTATGAAATGAGGGTAATTTGGGATTGTGTGCCCAAGATAAATGTCTGAGGTGTGGTGTGGCAGGAGTTAGTAACTTTGGGGCATCATTATACTTGTGTttgttctatttctgattttttaTGTATAGTTCTAGTGTTGATAGAACACTAGAGTTTGTTTTGATGTAATGGGAGGATTTCCTCTATTCTAAAGCTTTCTTTGCAAATTAATAGGAAAGTGTTATCATTTGCTAGAGAAAAACTTTAGGGCGTCGTGTGTCCAATTAAAAGTTTGAGCTGTGAAGTGAGAATGAAAGAAATATTAAGGATTCAGGTGGAATAATCCATTTTGTTAGGTTACTTTTATCTTGACATAAGATTACAACTTATAAGTACATGGGGAAAAAATTCATGTTTCAGTGGGATAAGTACAGCTTTCATCTGTGTTGGAGCAATCTGTAATTATGTTTCTTCCTAACCATTGTGAGAACATTATTTCGCTTTATAGTCTTCAGAAAAAAACTACAGAGTATGCGACAATTAATAAAGTTTGCTTGGAGTTGTGATGTAAAGTGGCTCTATGACTTGAAAGTGTTCTTTTTTGTTATCTTTGTAATTACAAGATCTTTTATTCGTTGTTCTcaacttaaatatttttgaactcTTGAGGGGAAGGTTGATGGTGAGTCTGTGAGTTTTGGACTCATAAGGTTTTATATTCTTGTTGGAGACTGTCAACTACTTATTAGTTTCAGATATAATATTGCAGTTTATCAGTATCATAAGATGGTATATGTATGTTTAGGGCTCTCAGATTGTGTGGCAGAGGAATCAGGAAGAAATGTAACTTTAATTATGGAAACTTGTCAGAAATAGAGACCTTCAATAATTTCCAATAAGTATACATTGAAACTTATGTGTATTAAGCATTTTCAATACTTGGTAGAATGATATTGAAACATTTTGACAGATTCTTTAAATAGCTGCTTAATGCTTGAAAGTTTGTTGCAAATGTTAGGGAACAACTTTCGAAGTAGCCTCCTGGCGAGGAACAAAAGTTGCAGTGAAAAAGTTTGGAGAGGAAGTCATCTCTGATGAAGATAAAGTGTAAGTTGTTTATGttatatttttgttgtttttgatatttttCGTTTTATACAGTTGCGTTTCTCTATAAATTGTATGAAATTTGTGAATGTTTAATACCTGTGCAGGCGGTCATTTAGAGATGAGCTTGCTTTGCTTCAGAAGTTAAGACATCCAAATTTGGTTCAGTTTCTTGGTGCTGTTACACAAAGCAGCCCCATGATGATTGTGATAGAATATCTTCCAAAGGTACTTTTGACCCCTGGAATACTTTCAAAATGAATGCAAATTGAAACCAGATTAAATACTTTTTTGCTCCTTCTCTGCCAATTTTTGTCTGTTTTTTTCATGTCCTAATAGCTTTCACAGTATAAAGATTGACTTTACAAATTTTCTTGTTGCCAATACAGAATTACTGTTGCAAGGATGCTTCTTCTTTTTAGTTATTAGAAAGGAGCTTCAATTCTTTTATGCGTTACTTTTTAATGAACATAAATTAGATGGTCAGCTACATCTCTGAGCATTATCCTGCTTATCAATTTATTTGGTACTTTATTGCAGTAATATGAGTTTCAGTGATCAGCATCTTGAGCGTACAGCAATTTAGTGGTCACAGGATAacaaaaatatgtagaaaatggatTTGCACAAGTTACTTGAGCATTTTGCTTGGTTATATTAATTATCCAATAATTGTCATTATTCTTCTCAAACTTGCTTGGTTGGTTGGTTGGTTTGCTTGCTTGGTTACAAATTGTTTTTCACTGTTGTCTAGTATGGAAGAAGGTAGCATGTAGGTGGTGAGGAGGATGATGGAGAGACACTCTGTCAGCAACTTTTCCACTTCTAGATTTCTGTCCCTATCTCATTCATAGATGATATGGATTGTGTGAATAACATGATTTTCAACTTCCAAAACAATCCTATTTTTGGTATTATGTTGTGCTCTAATTCGGTGGCAGGAGGTTACCACAGTCCAAAAGTTAACTACAATGAAGAATAATTAGCTATCCATTGTTGAAGTTCAAGATGTCGTAATGATTGTTATCGCTGGGTGATATGGGTTTTGAAATTAACTGCACTGATAGATGTATTTAATCAATCCATTGTCATATATCAATGCATTGGGTTACGCTTTCAATGCAGTTAATGTGGTTAATGTACTTTTCAATGCAGTTAACTCCATTCGCATAGGTAACCACATTAACGGCATTGTCACATATCAAATATGGATATCATAGATTACAGTTATGTTGTTCTTTAACTAGTCTTTTGAATATTTGCTAAAGAGATTTCAAATGTGGcagatatttaatttttgaagcaAATAATCTTATGGCATTATGAATATGTGACTAATGTTTAGAATAGTTAGCTCGATATTGATCTCTGTGCACCTCCAGGGTGATCTGCGTTCATTGTTGGAGAAAAAAAGAGCCCTTAAACCTACCATAGCTCTCAGATATGCGTTGGATATTGCAAGGTATGTAATGTACTCTATCTTCTGTACATCAATGACATAATTCATATGATAATTAAATTTGCAATCAAATTTTGGATTGGCATCATACATATGGTACATAATAGTAAATATGAATCTGGGATTGGTGTCTGTTGATGGATCTGTGGTTAGTAAATATGAATCTCGGATTGGTGTCTGTTGACGGATCTGGTGTTAAGTAGTAATAAGCAGTAATTGCCATTGGAGATAGTGATCATggttattttctttctttttttttcctatgtACTTTATAACATTATTCAGAGAGCTGCTTGTTATGCTTAATTGTTAGATCCTGGAAAGATTTTCCAATAATCTTTGCTCAAATGCCAATCAACTTCGTGCATGTAATTCAGCCAAAATTTTGGCCgatagagttattttttatttataaccTTTGAAGTGTGGAAGGATAGAAGCGTAGAAGCATCTGTATAATATGACAAGCCCATAGGTATAAATCATGTTGTGTGGAGAGATACtttggttttattttttcaCTGTTCGGATTTTGTACTTCATGTTTGCTGGATTTATTGTTCTTGTACAAAAGTTCTTTCTTTATATCTACATGAAAGTCGCAAAGTTGATAGCTGTTGCTTGATTTGTTTGAGTAAGCTTTTTAATTTTGTTCAGGATATCAAAAGTTGTTATTGGTGAAAAAAGTGATAATTCTGATTTTGCAGCAGGATCTGAATACTTTCTTTTACCTTTGGCCTTGCAGAGGAATGAATTATTTACATGAAACTAAACCAGAAGCAATTATTCATCGACATCTGGAGCCTTCGTAATATTCTCTTCCTCAAATTCTCAGTTTCATATGCAAAGAAAAAATGCTGAACTTTGGACATCCAGACATTTGGCTAATTGGTTTGAATTTATTGTTTTTGTTGTGTACACGTAATATGACAGAAACATATTGCGAGATGATTCTGGACATCTCAAAGTTGCAGACTTCGGAGTTACCAAGCTACTAAAAGTTGCCAAAAGGGTTAAAGAAGATAGGCCTCTATCATATCATGAAGTTTCTTGTGAGTGCTGCTTTTTGGACTTTTGATGTCCTTCTCATAGATGCTTGCTTGCTACACGTTGAGAAAAGCACTAGATGAGAGTTTTTGGTAGTCTGTGTACTTTGAATTGATGAGCCACTAGACTGAATATAACTTGTTATTTATCTGCCCAGTAGGATGTAATATACATCTGGAGCATGCTTTCCATCCACACAGCGTAGTTATCTGATTTTGATGACCTACATGATGAGCCCATTATTtagttaactttttttttttttggtttttttacAGGCCGATATGAAGCTCCTGAGGTTTTCAGGGATGAAGAATATGATACCAAGGTGGACGTTTTTTCATTTGCTCTAATTTTACAAGAGGTAGTCTCATCCTTTGTTCTTGAACTTGATTTGTTATTGAAAGGCTAGTTTGCTACATCCCGGTGTAAACTCTGCATAGCCACTCTTATCACCCCAAATATAGGTCTCATCCTTTGTTCTTGAGCTCAATTTGTTTTTGAAGGGCTAATTTGCTACATACCTGTGTAAAGTCTGCATAACGACTCTTACAATTACCCAAATATAAACAGAGTCTGTTGATTCCTCTTCTAGCATGTCTTACTTTCCTTTTTGTCTGATGTCACTTATTTTTTCCCCCCATCAAAATAAGGAATCTGTTTGAGAACTTTACAAACTACCTTTTGCTAACTAATTTGAAGCACAATTTCTTTATCACTCCCATGGAGGACAAGTTGGTCAATTATTTGCACTATTTTATTGGGTTATCTGTGGTTCATTGACTCGGTAAGCTCTGACTATTTAGACAAATTTTCTTTGTCACAAACAGTCTCGTAAATTAATCTTTGTGATGTTCTCTACCATAGATGATTGAAGGATGCCCACCATTTTATACAAAGAAAGCAGGTGAAGTTCCTGATTTATATGCCATGAAACAGCGCCCTCCTTTTAAAGCTCCAACGAAGTTTTATGCCCATGGAATAAAAGAGTAAGTTTTTCTTCTCAAACATAAAACTTGTGCTAATAAGATAGCTCTCTCCTCAAATGATGCATGCAGCATTATTGGGTTGAAATGTTTTTGACTGTCTTCAGATTCTCTGAATTGCAGTACGCTAAGCTTTTCTTTGTGTTCCTGGTATGCTTTGTCAGTGCATTTGGCCGTCTTCACTGGCATTTATTCTTTATTTCCACTCTGTGCAACCTTGAGCTGTGCCTAGAATATAGTTGGTGTGTTGCAACTAGTTGCTGAGATATTATGTGATGCAATTGCACTGGGAAATATTTTGAGATATCGCAGGTGCAGTCATGCACCTTCGAGGTTTTCAAAAAACTCTAAACCTTTCTTTGTGCTCATTGTTAGACTATCCTAATTGTGAAAGAgatgttattattattatcccTGCAACTATAGAGAAATGCCAAAACCAAATATCCTGACAAAGTGTAATGTAATCTTCCTCTCGTTTTCTATCAAAAAGTGTTGTCCTTTTTTTCTTGGAactttttttgtgaaaattttgtATCTCCTCACATGTGGACAAATAAATCATCTTCTGTTTCTTCTATGATGcaattatatttttttgcaGCAGATTGTGTTGAATTATCTAGTAGCGGAAGTTTTATATTTCCAATTGTCTTTGTGCAGATTGATTGAGGAATGTTGGAGCCAAATTCCAGCAGATAGACCAACATTTGAGCAAATAATTCATAAGCTGGAAATCATCTCCAACAAATTTGGCCACCGAAGTCGTTGGAAGGTCAGGCTGTTCTTCAAATCCGTCTAGATGTCTGTTGTTTGTGTCTGCGTTACTGCATGTCTATACTTTTTTAATTTTGCATCCTTATTTATTGAGCAAGTGGCTGTTAGGTGGGGTTTTGCAATTTGATTTGCAAAAAATCCGTTTCTAACCTCGAAAATGGCTGGAAACCTGTCTACTTGTTAATAATATAGGATGCAGATGAGGTAGTCTTTCACTCATTCATTGTGCtgatgattgataatgtgtGCCTAAATGTACAGGTCAGACCATTGAAATGTTTCCAGAGAGTGGAGGCCATGTGGAAGAAAGATTTAGATCCCTCTTCTCGATCTACCAGCAGCATTTAGGTCATCTGGGTATACTTTTGTCTTGGCTCAAGTATGCAGTTTTACTTCTTTTTCCTGCTATGAGAATTTCCAGCCAAAGTTAGAAGAGATTGATTGCTATCTGTACCGCACGAGGCCTTTAGAATATTTGCAAAATAATTGGCCCTCTTGCCACATTGTTCACATCTCCTGATGATTCTTAGTGACATTGAGTTCACTCCCAGTGTCGATAACTTCCTCATTCTCTTCATTAGTATGAATTTTCAGCAAAATCTTGTTCATTAACGCAGAATTACTTGCATCATGgctcgaatttttttttttttgagaaacaCAAGGAATTTATTATTGGCATCAGAACTTAAAATCACAAggatatgattttttttttcttgatatatgGCCATAGCACGATGAAATGTACACTAAAGCAGGATCCACTATTAGGAACCAAAGTATTAAAGCCCGCTAAGCTCTTTCAAGCCCTCGTCATGCAGTCCTTATCGATTGGTATGGCCATGGAAGATACTACCTATGATGATGAAGGGCACACTTTTTCCTCTGCCTTCTGTCTATTGAGATGTGTCTGCATCTCTATGTATTTCTGGTCCCAAACCTTGTCTTGAATTCAAGTACATTTTGGACCACAACTGTCAGCTGGTGCAGTTGCTGCTGCAGTAGCTCAGATTGTAACTATAAGTCGAAACAGGAACATGGGAGAAGCATAAAGCTGCTCATTATTGAGATAACTAATAGCCAAATTTATGTTTCCTTTATCTATTGAGATGGGGACAGGTCTGTTGAGATAGTGATCAGTAAGGAAGCACGTTACATGGCCTAAAACATTTGGGAAAATTCTatggattaatcttatatatactgtcagtatatacactacactattatatatattacatatatgATATACCGACcgtgaaattcaaaatttgctcATGTGTCATCCATCTGACCGTGatagtatatataaaatttattcaaatTCTATACGATACACAATCTTTGGAATTTAACTAGTGCTTGTTTTTTGTTCTTCCGAGACTTTTGCTATGGAAATGGAAGTTTGTTTTACTATGTcagcttttatttatttatttacttattgggGTTTAAAGCAGCCTCTAAATATTAAAGTGAACCCTGGAAAATGATAAAGCCCAAATCAGAAGATAAAAGTCCAAGTGGAGAAAAGGGTTGTGTAATCCAGAAGTTGGAGAAGATTGAAGTGCAAATCCAGAACAAGGTAACGTTTACTCTTCTCCAGCAAAGGAAATCTCAGGAAATGCAAATGCTCACCCTGATGGAGGATATCTATAGTCTTAAGTCCTTGTTTCGTATGTGctccttttgtttaattaatagGAATCTTAACCATATTACTCATAGGATAAGCGTGCAAGCGCTAGACTTTGTTGTAGATCAGGAATTTTGGATTCCTCAGTGTTAGTATGCACTGGTTGTAAAGTTCGCTCAAGTCTTTACTTGAAACTGTAAAAGTTCTTTTCATCTATAAAATCATatatcgtttcgacaaaaaaaaaaaaaaaagagaaaaaagggtTGTGTAGACAAAAATGTGATAGGAGTGATTTCAGAAGCCGCCCCTGAAATTTTTAACAATTGCACATAGGCCATTGAATTTTTTGATTATACACTTCCATTAACTTTAACTTTCTTGTAATTGAGCCAATTTAGTAGTAATGATAtacaaaattcattaaaaaaaaaactctgcaCAAAATATTCTTTCCCGCTTATCCTTACTTAGACTACAATAAAGTGAAGTAAcattttaaaatgaaataagGGTATCGAAATGCAGAAAAAAGGGCTCATGAAGCTGGAATTTGCTCATTTGTACCTGCATGACTATGCCTTTTTTAAGTTAAATAAGAATATTATGATTGGCCATGTAAATGGAAATCAGTTCTCAGATTTCGTATGGATTTTTGTCACAGACATGATGTGTTATGATATTGTTACATGCAAAATCAAAATAGGGAAGGTAAATGTATATATCATTAGAAGCCTCATCGGTGCTAAGTGAAATGCATAAAAACTCTGCTgggaaatttctcaaaattatCTTGGTTTTTGTTCAAAAAGCATATTTGATATATTTAAGTGAGCTAGTACCTTTTTCTCTTGTAGAAATGAAGCAAATGTGTGCATTTTACATAATTGGCACAATGTCTGATAAATTTTAACCCAACTATACCGTGCtattaatccaaatggcatagtCGATTGGAGAGGGGAGGGGATGCAAAATTGGCAACTAAGAGAAGGGAGAGGTAAATATTGAACTCAAGGACTAACATGGTGTAAGGTCAATTAAACCATCCAAGGCAACAAATGGTCATAAAAGATTTACTTACCTAAATGATTGAGACAAATTATAGTGAAAAATGGGTTGCCTGATTCTCACCTCAAGTTATTCAATTGGCTTCTTTCTTTCAAATACAAATAATCAGTTTGGGGTCTACAGTCCTTTATGTTTTCCCCAGTTGGAAAGGAACGAAA contains:
- the LOC113762174 gene encoding integrin-linked protein kinase 1-like — encoded protein: MEAKTSVRFTLGRQSSLASERWSDELEREGDDDEEDYEEEEWNGEDIDPGVRLMYAANEVDLDGIKELLDSGVDVNFRDIDDRTALHVAACQGFSNVVKLLIENEAQVDPKDRWGSTPLSDAIHYKNHDVVKLLEKHGAKPLMAPMHVKNYREIPEYEIDPEELDFTFGAEIKKGTTFEVASWRGTKVAVKKFGEEVISDEDKVRSFRDELALLQKLRHPNLVQFLGAVTQSSPMMIVIEYLPKGDLRSLLEKKRALKPTIALRYALDIARGMNYLHETKPEAIIHRHLEPSNILRDDSGHLKVADFGVTKLLKVAKRVKEDRPLSYHEVSCRYEAPEVFRDEEYDTKVDVFSFALILQEMIEGCPPFYTKKAGEVPDLYAMKQRPPFKAPTKFYAHGIKELIEECWSQIPADRPTFEQIIHKLEIISNKFGHRSRWKVRPLKCFQRVEAMWKKDLDPSSRSTSSI